The Acidobacteriota bacterium genome includes the window ATCGAGCAATTAAACCGGTTGATTTTCAACCACCTGGATTTTTACGTCGCGCACATGCCCGAGATGAAAGTACTGTCGGTTGAAGCAGATGCGCTGAGTGGCGAGTGGCAAAAGCAGGTGAACGACCGGAAACGACGCTATACCGAACGGTGTGTGAAAATACTGACCGACCTCCAGGCTCAAGCTGGGAGTCAACCCAATCCAACCGAATGTCGGCTGAGCGCCCTGGCGCTATTTGGCATGATGAACTGGCTCTATCAGTGGTATGACCCGAAACGCGATGGGTCTCCTGTTGAATTGAGCGCCAAAATGAGCGCGATTTTCCTGCGTGGGTTCCTCCCTCGGTAAAGCAGCGGGCTGAAGACTCGCAGACTCGGGGCTGAAGACTTCGGGCTGAAGAAGTCAGGTTTGAGGTTGAAGATTGCTGGTCTTCATTCTTCATTCTTCATTCTTCATTCTTCATTCTTCATTCTTCATTTTGCCCCAAAGTTTTCCGGTCTTTCAAAATTTCCCCATTGCTGAAGTCCCGTCTTTTGCGTATTCTTGCGTTTTTCCTTTGCCCCTATCCTTTCGCTGTCCTTTTTCCTGTATGTCAAACCGAAAACCAATCATTGCCGGGAACTGGAAAATGTTTAAAACGGTTTCCGAATCAGTCGCCACCGCGCTGGATCTGAAATCAAGAACGTTTAATGCCAACCATTGTGAAGTCGTGATTGCACCCGTCTTCACCTCTTTGAAAACTGTCGCTGATCGTCTTGAAGGAAGCCACATCAAAGTTGCCGGACAGGACGTGGCCGCCGAGGGCCCCGAAGGGGCATTCACCGGTGAAATCAGTGCCGAAATGCTGGCGGATGCGGGCTGTACCCACGTCATCATTGGTCACTCTGAACGTCGTCAGTACTACCATGAAACCAATGATCGGGTCGCCCGAAAGGTTCAACGAGCCCTGGCCGTTGGGCTGACGCCGATTCTGTGCATTGGGGAAACACTGGCGCAACGCGAAGCCGGTGAGGCAGAAAAAGTGGTCACTGAGCAGTTAATTGAAGGAACTGCTACCTTGACAGCCTCCGACCTTTTCCGTATAGTCGCCGCCTACGAACCTGTCTGGGCCATCGGAACCGGCCACGCAGCCACACCTGACACCGCCCAAGCCATGCACGCACTCGTTCGATCCGTTATCAGTGAAAAGTTTGGTACCGAAGCCGCACAACAACTGCGGATTCTGTATGGCGGCAGCGTTAAGCCAGAAAACATCGCTGAGTATATGGAACAACCTGATATTGATGGTGCGCTGGTCGGCGGAGCCAGCTTGAAAGCCGATTCATTTGCCAGGATTGTGTTCTATCAACAGTAAGCTGTTGGTCAGATTGGTGTCATTTCTGACTCACGACCCAGACCGACAGCCATTCATTGGGATTGCCTTTAACTTATTATGCAGTGGTACGTTTACATCCTTTACGCTATTTTCTTTCTTGCCTGCTTGATTCTGATCGGAGTGGTTTTACTCCAGCCCGGAAAGAGCGATGCCGCCGCCGTGTTTGGTGGTGGAAGCCAGACCGCCTTTGGAGCTCGTGGGGCTCAAAAGCCGCTTGAACGAATCACTTTTGGTGCTGCGGCTGCCTTTATGCTGATGGCCTTTCTCTTCTCACTTCCCGGAGTGACGTCTCCAAAGCCAGTGGCCGCAGGAATTGAAGATTTGCCGGTCACAGCACCAGCACCTCCTCCGCCAGCACCGCCAGCCGCTCCGGCTCAGTCAGCACCAGCCGCCACACCAGCACCGGCTGATGCGACCAAGCCAGCCGAAGGAACAGCGGCACCGGCCAAGGATGAGAAGAAAGCGGAACCCAAGGCTGGCGAAACCGATAAAACTAAGGATCAGAAAGATCAAAAGACTGATTCCAAAGCTGATACCAAGAAGAAATAAGCACTGAATTGACAATTTCCGTAGCGTTCAGCTCTCCAGGTTGAAAGCTGCAAAATGCCGAAGTGGTGGAATTGGTAGACACGCACGTTTGAGGGGCGTGTGGGGCAACCCGTGGGGGTTCGAGTCCCCCCTTCGGCATCCTTCACACAACAACCCGCCTGCCTTAATGGCCGGCGGGTTGTTGTTGTTTGGTCCGCAAACTGTATTTGTTATCGTTGAGGGAGAGTAATAATCGGCGGTTGATCGTAAGGTTGACGCCTTTGGGCGAATATGACAGCACATACCAGCGATTGCGAACTTCGTCCGTGATGATTTTCATTGCCGCCAGACTGTCGTCCATTGAAAATACCCGGCCACCGGTACCTTCTGCCAGCTCTTTGGCAACAATCGCGGGCTTGGGTCCAAGTTTTTTGGCTCGTGGTGCGCCAAAGGTCCGGTCGCTGCATTGCAGGACATACACCACGATATTTTCAGTCTGCAGGAGTTCCAGGGTCTGATCGTAGGTGTATTGTGACCCATAGTCATATCCATCGGAAAAAAGAAGGATGACTCGCTTGGAAGAACTGATTTGACTTCGGAGGGCATCTTCAACCACGGCGGCAAGGGCATCAAACAAGCGGGGCGGCTTTCGTTTGGCAAACAGTTTACCAGCCTCAACCAGTTTTTTGCCGTCGTCGGTAAAGTCTTCAATGATCTCTGGCGAATCATTGTATCCAACCACCATGACCTGATCGCCCACATAAATTTCTTTGGCAATTGACCGCGCCGCCCGCTCCATATCCGAGGTTTGAGCCTGGACATTTTGTGAATTATCAACCAGCAGCACATACCGGGCACCGGAAACATCAGACCGAAGGCCCTGAATTTCCTGTTCAATCCCAGCTTCATACACCGCAACCTGATTTCTTTGGATTGGAATTGGGTCAGCGGATTCAACCCCTTTTAAAGGAGGAAGCCCAGATTCGTCTGGAATGGGTTGGAGAATGGCGTTAATCGAATACGACCGGGTTCCTGATTCATTCACGCGACCCGATTGCGCAAAAGCCAGTGGTGCCAGCACCACCGACGCCAACATCAATAACCACAACACCGCAATCCGCATCCACTTCCCCTCCTGGCAAAATAATTTGATCAACCACACCCCGCTTCAGGTGTCTTTGGCACACAGATCATATTCCCCAACCTGAAACGTCAGGTACTGAAAGCCTTTCAGTTCCCTTCAATGCAGAATTGAGCCGCCAAAATACACTGGATGAGGATATATTTTGCCGAGCACCTCCCTTCAGCGGCGATTCTGATCAACCATCTGAAGAAAGTCAGGAAACGCTCAGGCTTCCATCACAACCACTTTAGGTTCTGGTCGATAAAACAGGATTCGGCTGCAATGGTCGCAAATATAAATCACATCTCCCTGGCGGACCTCGCTATACACCTGAGGTCGGAGCGTCATGCGGCACGAAGAACAGGCGCCGTTGATGACTTGAGACAATGCCTGACCAGTCCGAAGCTTTGAGACCCGATTGTAGCGATCCATCCACGGACGCGAGACCGCAGCTTCACACCGAACACGCTCCAGCTTCAGGTGTTCCATATCCTGCTTGAGTTGCTGTTGTTTGGCCCGACAATCGGCGATGGCCGCGTCGGCTTCCTTGCGTTTGTTTTCAATATCAGGGGAGTATTTGGCGGCTTCGTCTTCGAGCCGTTTGACCTCGTCCATCAATTCCAGCAACTGGGTTTCAAGCCGGCTGATGGCCTTTTTGGCATTATCAATTTCGGTGAGGGTGGCAGCGTATTCTTTCTGATTGCGAACTCGTTTCTGGTCCTCGTTGTACTTCTCAAGTTTTTGCTGAGTGTCGGCCAGGTCGTCTTCGAGTTGCTTATTTCGGCGGTGGGATGAGGTCAGTTTTAATTGGACTTCGTTGTATGCAGCAGCATATTGCTGGTACTCAGTCTCGATCCTGGTGCATTCCGTATCAAGCGCTTTGATTTGTGCCTGAAATTCAACCAGTCGGATGTCAATTTCATGCAGCGCAATTAGATTTTCCAAATCGGGGCTCACGTTTACCTCCTGAAGTCTGAGACGGCGGCACCAGGAACGCAGGAGCGGCGACTCGCATTCGGGGATAAATGATCCGAGCGGAGTACTCGGAGCCCTGCTCCGGTGGGTCAGTCTGCATCGTCTTCTTTGAGCACTTGTTGAATCGTAAAGCCAGCACGACGCACTTCGTCAATTAAATATTCCCATTCAACCTGGGCGCGTGTGGCATCGAGTTCCAGATCCTGGAGACGTGATTTCAGCCGCTGGTCTTCATCCGTTTTGACGGGGATATAGACCACCTCGCCGCGCGGTCCAACGGCTCTGAGATACGTTTTTCCATCTTTGACCTGGGATAGGGAGACCGCCTTTTCTTCACCTTTCAGCTCCTCAAGCCGCACTTTGACAAGTCCAATTTGGGAATCAATGGTACTCATCCGCGTCATGATTTCTTTGGCCCGGGTGCGAAGAGCAACCCGGCGAACTTCCTTTTGATTTACTCTTGGGGCTGGCGTGGAGGGATCAGTCGGCTCGGGGGATGGGCGCGTCTCAGGCTGAGGGTTGCGCCCACTGGGGAAATCTTCGTTGGTCAGGACACGTTGTTTCTTGGGGGGTGCCGGCTGGGAACCGGCTTTTTTTTCGGAAGGTGTGGGAGGAGGAGTCGTTTCCTGTCCATACGCTGCGCAAATTTGGGAACTTATCAGCAGCCAGGCCAGCAAAAACGTGTACTTCATATCCAACTTCCCTTTCCCTGAAACAACCTGTTGACCACGGAGGTTCAGGCATTATCGCCGCTTTCATCAGGCGGCGGCAACGCCTCAGTCAAGCGGTCTTTGATGATGCGAAGTAACTGCTTCACCTCAAACGGTTTTGAAATACAGTCATCGAGGGTGACATTGAATTCTTTGGATTTTGAAATATCGTCCAGAACGTGGGCAGCGGAGCAAAACAAAATCGGCACCTGCCACATTTCCGGATTGTCTGAGGATCGAATCAGTTCCATCAACCGTGGCCCACTAATCACAGGCATCATCACGTCAAGGATCACCAGATCCGGCACCTGCTTCTTGAGCGATGCCACGGCGGCCAGTCCATCCTCAGCCAGAACCACCTCATACCCTGCTTCGGTGAGCAGGCCATCAAATAATTCACGTATCGCGTCGTCATCATCCACGACTAATATTCTTTTTTTAGCCATACGCGTGTGTTTTTCCTTCACTAAATCCTTCGGCAAAAGAGAGATGTGATGTGAATCGAAGGGAATTTGAGATTGTCTTTAGACCGTGTGTGTTAGGAGATCTGTCAATTCGCATTGCAACACATCAGCTTTGTGCTGTCAATTGCCCAGTGTATGCCTGAAGCTGATTTTCAGGTTTTGCATCCACAAGACGGAAGCTGCCTTTTATCTTTGAATTCAAAGCAGTTACCCGCATCTGGCAAGGCATTTGCCATTTCCAACTCAATAAAATGGCGCGCACTCTGCCGCTGTGGGTGGGGACCATTCAGGCGGGGCTGATCAGCCTGATACACATAAGTTCCTTGTTTTTCGGACCACATCTTTCTAATCTAGCCTTTTTGGCTGGCTGCCCTCTGATTTCAGGCACATTGACTCTATTCCACCCCCACCCGTTCACCCAGGTGGTACTGACTTTTGACTCTATTCCATCCCCCACCCGTTCACCCAGGTGGGACTGACTTTCTAAGGAGATTTTCTTTTCATGCGAGTAATGAAGTTTGGCGGAACATCCGTTGGAAATGCTGACCGAATCGCCGCGTTGGCTAAAATTGTGGCGGATGCCTATGCCGGGGATAAACAACTGGTCGTGGTGGTGTCTGCCATGAGTGGCGTTACCAATCAACTCCTTGCCAGCGCCCATGATGCGGCGGCTGGCTCGCTCAACAAAGCCATCCACGCCCGCGCCACACTGACCGATAAACACCGCGACGCCATCAATGCCCTGGTCTCTGACACCTCAGAGCAACAAAAGCTGTATACTGAAGTGGATACGCTGCTCGAACACTTTGGAAAACTATGCTATGGAATTCATATCCTGGGCGAAGTCCCAGACCGGGCGCTGGATGCCATTGCCGGGACCGGAGAACGGCTTTCAGCCCGAATCGTCGCCGCAGCGATTCGCAATATCGGGTTGCGAGCCAAAGCAATTGATGCGACCGAACTGGTGGTCACGGACGATAATTTCGGTGATGCCACCCCAGATAGCATTGAAACCAATTTGAAGGTTCAGACCCGATTGCTCCCGCTCCTGCGGGATGGGGTAATCCCGGTGGTGACTGGATTTATTGGTGCGACACCGCAGGGCGTGATGACCACACTCGGACGTGGCGGCTCAGACTATTCGGGAGGAATCCTCGGCGCCGCCCTCAATGCCGATGAGGTAATTATCTGGACGGACGTCAACGGATTTATGACGGCTGATCCAAACCTGGTCCCCGATGCCCAGACCATTCCCCGAATCAGTTACAGTGAAGCAGCCGAACTGTCCTATTACGGTGCGAAAGTCTTGCATCCAAAGACGTTGCTTCCACTGGCCCCAGCCAAGATTCCGCTCTATATCAAAAACAGCTTTGAACCTGATCATCCCGGCACTTATATCACCTCCCAAACTGGCGGCTGGGACGCCGACATCAAAGCCATCACGGCCATCAAAAATCTGAGCCTGGTAACTATCAGCGGAAGCGGCATGATGGGTGTTCCGGGGATTGCGGCTAAAACTTTTTCCGCTGTGGCAAGCCAGAGCATCAACGTCCTGATGATTTCCCAGTCGTCCTCGGAAAACAACCTCTGCTTTATTGTTGATTCCTCTGAAGCCGAGCGAACCCGCACCGCCCTGCGCAAAGCCCTCGACATTGAGTTTCATCACCGGCACATCGAAACCATCACAGTGACTGATGGAATCGCGATTGTGGCCGCTGTTGGCGAACAAATGCACGGGCGACCCGGCATTGCCGCGAGAGTCTTTACAGCCGTGGCTGATGCCAAAGTTAACGTCATCGCCATTGCCCAGGGGTCATCGGAAATCAATATTTCGTTTGTGGTTGAAGCCAAAGATGTTCCTGCCGCTGTGGTTGCGATGCACAAACGCTTTGAATTAGGAACCGGGAAGAAATGACAAGGTGACAGGGTGACTTTTTGACAAAATGACAAATGAATAAATATCACCCTGTCACCTTGTCACCCTGTCATATGGTCATTTTGTCACCCTGTCAATTTGTCACTCTTCACCCTGTCACCTTGTCACCTTGTCACCCTGTCACCGTGTCATACCATTTTGGAATGAAAAGATCGTACTAGAAAACAGTCAAGTAATTCAATCAATTGAAGTTAGTGAACTACTGACTACGATCTACTGACTACAAACTGGTATCATTTTGTCACCTTGTCACCCTTGGTCATTACTCATGTCTGATTCGTTGCTGACCCAAAAACTGGCTGCCCTTGAAACCGAATCCTGGCCGCTGGTTGATCTTCGCCAGTGGATTGACCTGAGCACATCGCCTGCGCACCGGCGGGTGAGCTTCCCTGCCCCAGGGTATACTCCGCCGTTTCAAATCCTTGACCGGCAGATACTTGGAAAACTCATCGGCGTTGAGCTGGATCAAACGGAAGGCATTTTTTCGGAGGTCAAGGATGTTTCCTCAAATCCAGCCGGGGTTTGTCTGGTGACGTCCAGTGTTTTTGGCCGGTGGAATGCCCACGCTGGCTCACACGCTGACCAACCAGCGCACTGGCTGAAAGAGCCTCCGCTGGCTCAGTTCGATGACCGGCAATATCGTGGGCCGGCCACGGTTTTGAATCTCACTTCATTTCTGGCTGGTCAATCATCACCTGCGATTACCCTCGACATACTGACTCAGGCCATGACCCAGGCCCGAATTGATCCACTCACTGTTCGGCGGTTGATCGTGCGGACCTATCAGCGAACGCCAGTTGAGTGGGATGACCATTTTGCCTACCTGACGCCCGAAGCCGGAAACTATCTGGGCCAGTTGCCAAACTTGCTCCTGTTTGGGACCGACGCGCCTTCGGTTGACCACCCGGCGGCGTCTCCGATTCACGCCTGTGCCCACGGCGGGCTGTGGGCCGGGCGGGTCGCCATCCTCGAAGGACTCGAAAGCAATTTTCTGCCTTTGGATTTGCGGCTGGATGGGGTTCTGCATATTCTGTGGAATCCAATGCAACTTCACGCCGATGCCAGAGGCGTACTTGTCACGTTTTATCCTTCACATTGATTGGACCACTCGCCATGACCACACCACGGAAGAGCTACAAACTGTTTATTAATGGAGAGTTTGTTGATGCAGTTGACGGCAAAATCTTTCCTGACTACAACCCGGCCACTGGACAGGTAGTCGCACACGTGAGCGAAGCCGGGTCCAACGATGTCTGCTGGGCAGTTGAATCAGCCCAGGCGGCGCTCAAAGGTCCCTGGGGACGAATGGCCATGACCGACCGCCTGAACCTGCTCCGCAAAGTCGCCGACGGAATCGAAGCTCGCTTCAATGATTTTATGGATGCTGAAATTGCCGATACTGGAAAGCCGCGAAGTCTTGCTTGCGCGGTTGATATCCCGCGTGGTGCGGCCAACTTTCGGATATTTGCCGAAATTGCCCGCAGCTTTGCAACTGAATGTTTTGAGATGGATACTGAAGACGGCGCGGGCGCCATCAATTACAGCCTGCGCGTCCCGTTGGGTGTGGTCGGCGTGATTTGTCCCTGGAATTTGCCGCTCTTGTTAATGACCTGGAAAGTCGCGCCAGCACTCGCGGCTGGTAACACCGTCGTCGTGAAACCTTCGGAGGAAACCCCAGGCACCGCCACACTTCTGGGGGAAGTCATGAAACATGTCGGCGTTCCCCCTGGTGTGTTCAATGTTGTTCATGGATTTGGGCCAAATTCCGCCGGGCAGGCCATTACTGAGCATCCAGGGATTCGAGCAGTGACCTTTACGGGCGAGACCCGCACCGGTCAGGCGATTATGAAAGCCTCATCGGTCAATATGAAGCAGGTTTCCTTTGAACTCGGCGGAAAAAACCCGGCCATCATCTTTGCGGATGCTGATTTTGACAAAGCCGTCGCGGGCACCGCCCGTTCGGTTTTTTCCAACTGCGGACAGGTATGCCTCTGTTCGGAACGAGTGTATGTCGAACGCCCGATTTTCACCCGGTTTGTTGAAGCGATGAAAGTTGAAGCCCGCAAACTCAAGCCTGGCGACCCGTATGATCCGGCAACCACCATCGGCCCCTTGATT containing:
- a CDS encoding triose-phosphate isomerase, whose product is MSNRKPIIAGNWKMFKTVSESVATALDLKSRTFNANHCEVVIAPVFTSLKTVADRLEGSHIKVAGQDVAAEGPEGAFTGEISAEMLADAGCTHVIIGHSERRQYYHETNDRVARKVQRALAVGLTPILCIGETLAQREAGEAEKVVTEQLIEGTATLTASDLFRIVAAYEPVWAIGTGHAATPDTAQAMHALVRSVISEKFGTEAAQQLRILYGGSVKPENIAEYMEQPDIDGALVGGASLKADSFARIVFYQQ
- a CDS encoding VWA domain-containing protein, which encodes MRIAVLWLLMLASVVLAPLAFAQSGRVNESGTRSYSINAILQPIPDESGLPPLKGVESADPIPIQRNQVAVYEAGIEQEIQGLRSDVSGARYVLLVDNSQNVQAQTSDMERAARSIAKEIYVGDQVMVVGYNDSPEIIEDFTDDGKKLVEAGKLFAKRKPPRLFDALAAVVEDALRSQISSSKRVILLFSDGYDYGSQYTYDQTLELLQTENIVVYVLQCSDRTFGAPRAKKLGPKPAIVAKELAEGTGGRVFSMDDSLAAMKIITDEVRNRWYVLSYSPKGVNLTINRRLLLSLNDNKYSLRTKQQQPAGH
- a CDS encoding aspartate kinase, coding for MRVMKFGGTSVGNADRIAALAKIVADAYAGDKQLVVVVSAMSGVTNQLLASAHDAAAGSLNKAIHARATLTDKHRDAINALVSDTSEQQKLYTEVDTLLEHFGKLCYGIHILGEVPDRALDAIAGTGERLSARIVAAAIRNIGLRAKAIDATELVVTDDNFGDATPDSIETNLKVQTRLLPLLRDGVIPVVTGFIGATPQGVMTTLGRGGSDYSGGILGAALNADEVIIWTDVNGFMTADPNLVPDAQTIPRISYSEAAELSYYGAKVLHPKTLLPLAPAKIPLYIKNSFEPDHPGTYITSQTGGWDADIKAITAIKNLSLVTISGSGMMGVPGIAAKTFSAVASQSINVLMISQSSSENNLCFIVDSSEAERTRTALRKALDIEFHHRHIETITVTDGIAIVAAVGEQMHGRPGIAARVFTAVADAKVNVIAIAQGSSEINISFVVEAKDVPAAVVAMHKRFELGTGKK
- a CDS encoding response regulator, with amino-acid sequence MAKKRILVVDDDDAIRELFDGLLTEAGYEVVLAEDGLAAVASLKKQVPDLVILDVMMPVISGPRLMELIRSSDNPEMWQVPILFCSAAHVLDDISKSKEFNVTLDDCISKPFEVKQLLRIIKDRLTEALPPPDESGDNA
- a CDS encoding cyclase family protein gives rise to the protein MSDSLLTQKLAALETESWPLVDLRQWIDLSTSPAHRRVSFPAPGYTPPFQILDRQILGKLIGVELDQTEGIFSEVKDVSSNPAGVCLVTSSVFGRWNAHAGSHADQPAHWLKEPPLAQFDDRQYRGPATVLNLTSFLAGQSSPAITLDILTQAMTQARIDPLTVRRLIVRTYQRTPVEWDDHFAYLTPEAGNYLGQLPNLLLFGTDAPSVDHPAASPIHACAHGGLWAGRVAILEGLESNFLPLDLRLDGVLHILWNPMQLHADARGVLVTFYPSH
- the secG gene encoding preprotein translocase subunit SecG; its protein translation is MQWYVYILYAIFFLACLILIGVVLLQPGKSDAAAVFGGGSQTAFGARGAQKPLERITFGAAAAFMLMAFLFSLPGVTSPKPVAAGIEDLPVTAPAPPPPAPPAAPAQSAPAATPAPADATKPAEGTAAPAKDEKKAEPKAGETDKTKDQKDQKTDSKADTKKK
- a CDS encoding TetR/AcrR family transcriptional regulator yields the protein MKPKPLPKNGKNSFFPTTSPGAERGSYDQKLNFILHTSAQVFAEKGYDRASLRDISRATGFSLAGLYYYFRSKEELLFLISDVTFATIWERLEQALKPQESEELPAIEQLNRLIFNHLDFYVAHMPEMKVLSVEADALSGEWQKQVNDRKRRYTERCVKILTDLQAQAGSQPNPTECRLSALALFGMMNWLYQWYDPKRDGSPVELSAKMSAIFLRGFLPR
- a CDS encoding 2-hydroxymuconic semialdehyde dehydrogenase gives rise to the protein MTTPRKSYKLFINGEFVDAVDGKIFPDYNPATGQVVAHVSEAGSNDVCWAVESAQAALKGPWGRMAMTDRLNLLRKVADGIEARFNDFMDAEIADTGKPRSLACAVDIPRGAANFRIFAEIARSFATECFEMDTEDGAGAINYSLRVPLGVVGVICPWNLPLLLMTWKVAPALAAGNTVVVKPSEETPGTATLLGEVMKHVGVPPGVFNVVHGFGPNSAGQAITEHPGIRAVTFTGETRTGQAIMKASSVNMKQVSFELGGKNPAIIFADADFDKAVAGTARSVFSNCGQVCLCSERVYVERPIFTRFVEAMKVEARKLKPGDPYDPATTIGPLISDTHRQKVLSYYQLAREEGAEVVTGGGIPNLAEPFNGGYYVQPTIFTGLHEHARVVKEEIFGPVCHICPFDSEEEAVVLANNTDYGLCAAIWTQNLTRAHRVAKQLECGIVWINAWFLRDLRTPFGGMKMSGIGREGGLHSIQFYSELKNVCVKL